CGTATGAACTGGGAAAATCATTTGGAGAAGCAGATGACGAAGAAAGAAAAAGTGTGAGCCATCGGGCAAGAGCGTTCAGAAAACTTATTGCATCAGGACTTTTGGAAGAAAAGTAAATATTAATTGTTTTTCAGACTAAAAAATAGATTTAGGTAAATTATAAATTTTGATTTCAGTTTTTAGTATTGTTTGTTAAATTAAAAAAAAGGCTGGAAGGGAGCTGTTTATTATGGAAATTACTAATGAAAAAATTGAACTTAATGGATTAATTCACAAGGGAGTGGATAAAATTCTGATATTAATGGCGATATTGTCTATTGTTTATGGAATAGCATTTACTTTGCTGGAAAAAATTCCAGTTGCAAGGATAATTTCAGCTTTTTTGCCAGTTGCTGCCATTGTTGTCTGGATTTTGTTTATTTTTTTGAGAATTGACAAGTTAAAAGTTGAAAATGGGGTGGTTTCATTAAATGGAAAAAAATTGGATAGTAAAAATACGACAGGATACATGGATAAATATGTGGGAACACCAAGAATACATTTGACAGTGAATGAAGAAAAAATATTATTCGAACCATACGTAAACCGTTACAGCAGAAGCGACACTTCTAATAAAATCACAGCAATCGGATTTTCACTAAAAGAAAAAGGAATACCCGAAATACAGTATCAAAAAATTTATCGTAAAATCCTGCTTTTGAGATTAGTTATCCTTTTAGGAATAATGGCTCCATTAATAATAACAGTTTAGGAATTTGTTAAGGAGAGAAAAAATAAAAAATGTTAGTAAATTTGGAAATAAATAGGGAAAATCTAAAAAGGAACTTAGAAAAAATACGTTCTATAAATAAAAATATCATTTGTGTAATTAAAGACAATGCCTATGGGCTGGGAATTGAAAATATTTTTCCTATATTGTTAGAAAATAATTGTAATTACTTTGCAGTGGCGTATATTGAGGAAGCAATAAAAATTGGTGAAATTCTAAAAAATTTTGAAAAAGAAAAAAAATTAAACTTTTTGGAAAATAGAAAAATAAAGATAATGGCACTTAATTATATTGAGCCTAAAAATTTGAAATATGTGATAGAAAATAATGTTGAACTTACAATTTTTAATTTTTCACAATTATCCGATTACTTAAAAATTTTGGATAAATCCTTTGAAAATACAGTTTTGAAAATCCATATAAAAGTAAACAGCGGAATGAACAGGCTTGGATTTGATGAAAATGAGATTTTGGAATTAATTGAAAAAATAAAAAAATACGAAATAAATTCTAAAAATAACAAACTGGAAATAATCTCGATTTTTTCTCATATTTCAGATGCAGAAAATCAAATTGAAACAGAAAAGCAAGTTGAAAAATATGAAAACATTTTAAAAATAGTTGATAAAAATGATGTAAAATACCAGTACAAACATTTGCAGGCAAGTCCGTTGCTTTTTAAATACGGAGAAAAATACAATTATGATTTCGCACGTGTGGGAATGGCGCTTTATGGAATGGAGCCTTTATCTTATGATGTGGGATTATTAGACGTTATAACAGTAAAATCACAAATTATAAACGTAAGAAACGTGAAGAAAAACGATAAAATTTCCTATGGAAGTAAAGGCATTGTAAACAGAGATTCTAAAATAGGCATTGTATCAATAGGCTATGCACACGGATTTCAAAAACAAATTGAAAATTCAGAAGAAGCGTATGTCTTAGTAAATGGTAAAAAGGTAAAAATTGTTGGAGAAATTTGTATGGATATGATTTTTATTGATTTAACGGATATAGAAAATGTGGAAGTGAATGATGAAGTTGTAATTGTTGGAAGTCAGAAGAATATTGAAAATGGAATTACCGAAAAAATAACGTTGAGGCAAGTAGCAAAGTGGGCTGGAACGATACAGGATGATGTGCTGACTAAGTTTTCGGGAATAAAAAAAACAGTAGATTGATTTGGATTTGAATTTTTTTATATTTATGTCACACGAATTATTAATGAAAAGAGGTGTTAGATGCCAAGTGAAAATGTGAAATGGAAACGGGAAAGCATTATAATGAAATGGACTGAAGTCGGATTTTTTCATGAAGATTTAGGCGATTGGATTTATAATGACAGGTATGAAAAAGAGATGATTCAAATTATGAAAAAAGATAAGGCTGTATTTTGGGGTAAAGAATATAATTTAAAGTGGAGAAATTATTATGGAGAAAACAAAAACGAGGAGAAATACAACTGGGAACTCGGTAATTGTGAGAATGTTTACTTACGTAGATTTGGAAATATGATTTATACTGTTCCAAATTATCTTGAGGCACACGAGAAACATTATTTTTTCACATCTATGGGATTTACTGTGGAAAATATGAAACTGATTTACTCTAATAAGGAAATATTGGAAATGGAAATTTTGACACTAAAGGATGTTATTTATCAATGGTTATTTACGAGTCATTACAGTGATGATTTTATAAATAACTTGAAAGAATATGCAAGTGCATTAATAAATCAGATTTATTTTGTTGACGATGAAAGAATAGATGAGAATATTGACAAAAATTTCAGGAAAATAGTTAATTTGAAAGAAAATGAAGTAAAACTTGAAAGAATAGATATTTCTAAATTTGAAACGGTTGATGTATATTTAGAAAATGGAACAGTTTGGCAGGCGTTTTTACGAAAGAATGAAAAGTTATATTTAAATACGGATGTTGATGTCAGCATTCGAATATTGTAGAGAATTTTGAAACAAAATTTAAAGAGAAAACTTTATTAGAAAAATAATAGAATCACGGTTTGAGTAACTGTGATTTTTTTATAATTTGATAATTTTATTAAAAAAATTAAATTTAATTCTTAAGTATCTATCTTAAAGATTTTTGTAATTTTATTTATAAATATTATGATTAATAAATGTTTTTTCTTATTTCATTTATATGTTTTTTTAACGTAAGGGCAACAGACACCATGCCCTTTTTCGCAATAACAGTTATTTTAACATATTTAACTGACTGCTACTTAAAAATAATGGCGAAACGTTCTACGAACTATCCCACTTTACGCAAAACTTTCTTATAAAGAAAAAATAAAACTCGCTTCGTAAAAACTATGCTCATTTTCGCAAACAAGAGTTATTTTAACATAAATAAGTTTTATCATTATAAAAATTATGGCGAAAGAAATACCTTTGTATTTAGTTATTTTTACTTTAACGAAATTTTGCTTATTTAATATTCCCAATTGCAAAAGCCTAAAATTTAAATATAATAATTTTTATAATTTAATATAGAATGTCGTGATTTTTTTGGAATGAAAACGACTAAACACATTTATGTGTTTCTTTCGCCAAAAGCTTTATAACAAATGTATTTTATAGAGTTTTTCTAATATTTATTTGCGAAAGTGAGCGTCAGCGAGTTTCATTTTCGTAGTAATCAAGGTTTATCCAAATAACAAATGTTTAGACTACTTTCCCAAATAAAATTTGGGAATATTTCAAAAAAATGCTTAGACAAGCCAGGGTTAGTGTGTAGCACTTTCGCCATTCTCTTTAATATGCCATTATTTAAATATATTAAAATAACTTTTATTGCGAAATGAGGGGAAATGGCGATTGATTTCCCTTGCTTATATAAAAAGAAAAAACATGGAATTATGAAAAAATATTTATTAATAATAAGCAGTTTTTCAAAACTTAAACAAAAATACCTTATATAGATACTTAATGATTAAATTTAACTAAAGGATATTTTATATATAATATATATAGGTTGCATAATAGAAAAAACGACTTTAATTTCATAATTTTTTTGATTTCTGCTCTTTAAATGGTAAGATGTGAAATAGTATTAATAAAAGTATTATTCTACATCTATATAGTTTATATTTTTTATAAAATTATTTGATTAGCATTGAAAAAAACTGTAAAAAATTGTAAAATAGGTTATAATTATAAAATATGGAGAAAGTAGGGAAAATAAATGGATTTGAACAAATATGAAACATTAAAGGATAGATTTTTGAAATATGTAAAGATTGAGACTAGGTCAGATGAGAAAAGTGAGAGTATTCCATCAACACCAGCACAGCTTGAATTTGCTAAAATGCTTGTAAAAGAGCTGGAAGAAATTGGGATGGAAGATGTGTATGTGAATGAAAATTGCTTTGTTAATGCAACTTTGAAAAGTAATGTTGATAAAGATGTGAAAACTGTTGGATTTATTGCACATATGGATACTGCTGATTTTAATGCAGTTAATGTAAATCCACAGATTGTGGAAAACTATGATGGGAAAGATATTATTTTGAATAGGGAGCAAAATACTGTGCTTTCTGTGGACGAATTTCCTAATTTAAAGGATTATGTCGGTAAAACTGTAATTACTACTGATGGAACAACTCTTTTGGGGGCTGACGACAAGGCTGGAGTTGTGGAAATTATTGAGGCTATGAAATATTTGATTAACCATCCAGAAATTAAGCATGGGACAGTAAAAATAGCGTTTGGGCCTGATGAAGAAATTGGGCGTGGAGCGGATAACTTTAATGTAGATGAATTTGGAGCGGATTTTGCTTATACAATGGATGGCGGACCCGTAGGAGAACTTGAATACGAAAGTTTTAATGCGGCTGGAGCTGTATTTAAAATAAAAGGAAAAAGCGTTCATCCAGGAACAGCCAAAGGAAAAATGATAAACGCAAGTTTAATAGCCGCAGAAATTATAAATAGCTTTCCAGCAGATGAAGTACCTGAAAAGACAGAAGGATATGAAGGATTTTATTTTCTTGAAAAAATCCGTGCAAATTGTGAGGATGCTGAATTATCATACATTTTGAGAGACCACGACAGACAGAAGTTTGAAGAAAAAAAGAAATTTGCTGAAAATGTTACAAAAAAAATTAATGAAAAATACAAAAAGGAATTAGTAACAGTTGAAATAAAAGACCAATACTACAATATGGGAGAAATTATAAAAGATCACATGGAAATCGTAGAAATAGCTAAAAAAGCAATGGAAAACCTTGAAATAGAACCAATAATCAAGCCAATCCGTGGAGGAACAGACGGCTCAAAAATCTCATTCATGGGACTTCCTACGCCAAATATTTTTGCAGGTGGGGAAAATTTTCATGGGAAATACGAATTTGTAGCACTTGAGAGTATGATTCTAGCAACTGATGTGATTGTGGAGATTGTAAGATTGAATGCTGAAGGAGAGTAAGAAATGCGAAAGGCGGCATTAAAAACTTATCTGTATGAAATAATTTTTATATTAGTTTATAAATTAAGCATGGACATATTTTTGAGAGTGTCTTATTTTGTATATTTTTTATTATGGATATTGTCAGTAATAATAATGATATATTTATTTCCGTATTTAATAATATTTTTGATAGGAAATCATTATTTATTTGTTAAATTAGATCCTGAAAAATATATTTTAATAGTAGAAAAAAAGTATAAAATTTTTAAAATTAATATTATGAAAGATTTTAACAGAATTAATTTATCAGTTTGTTATTGGCTGCTAAACGAGAAAGAAAAAGCGTTAAAGTATTTAAATGAAATAAAAATAACTAGATTAACGTTGCCAATAATAAAATATTGCTACTATAGAAATTTAATGGAATATAAATATTTTATGGGAGAAAAAGAGGAAGCAAGAAAAATATTTGATGAAAATTTTAGAAAAAGTGGAGAAAAACTTGAAATAGGGATTATGCTGGATTATGAAAAAAATCTGCAACAGAAAATTATTGAATTTGAAAAACTATTGAAGGGGAAAAGAAAATTGTATCAAATAGAGATAAAGTTCAATTTAGCTAAAACATACGAAGAAATTGGAAATTTTGAAAAAGCAATAGAATTTTATAAGGAAGTGGCTGAAAAAGGGAATAAACTTTATATGGGTAAAGTTGCACAGAAAAAAATTTTGGAACTAAGTTAAGAAGGAATAAAAAAGATGAAAAAATTTTTATTGGTTAGTTTTATTTTATGCAGTTTTTATGGATTTTCGACAAAGGCAAATACATCGAAAAATAATACTTCGGTAACTGAAAATAAAACTAAAAATATTGGTGAAATGACTATAAAAGAAACAATTGAGAAACTTAGCGAAAGTGATAAGAAAAAATTTAAAGAGATAGACCTGGAAAAAAAGGAACAGAAGGAAGTAGAAGATTTGACTAGAAAAGAGTTAAATGAACTTGGTATTAATAAAAAGTCTATTGAAACTACATTTAAGGCTATTGAGATACAGGATGACTATGAAGAAGCGAAAAAATTGTTTTTACAGGCAATAGAGGAGGACAAGAAAAATTATTTACCATATTATTATTTGGGAATATTAGTTTATCAGCAAGAAAATAATATTAAACGTTCAATGGAGTACTTTGAGAAAGCGATAGAGGCTAATCCCAAAAATCCGATGGCATATAATAATCTTGCAGTAAGATACGGACAAGTGAATATGGAGAAAGAACAGTTGGCTCTTGTTAAAAAAATGATAAAATTATTTCCTGATTTTCCAGAAGGATATTTTTCGCTAGCTGCAATACATTTTCGGAATAAAAATTATTTAGATTCGATAAAATATGTAAAATTAGCAATAGAAAAGTATAAAAAAATGAATAAGCTTGATTACTCTTATATAACAGAATCATTAAAAAATAAATATGAAGCAGATGCTTATTATCTTTTATTTTTAAATTATATTGGGATGGAAAAATATGACGAGGCATTTGAAAATTCTAAAGAGGCTTATATATTTATGGCACAGAAGGATAATGAATTGAGATACACTATGTATGATACGCTTGTTGATATTGCACAAGAGATAAAAAAAACAAATAAAATAAAATATAAGGAATACAGTGCTGTTTTAAACAGTTTACAATTTGCAGAGCAACTAGTAAAGGCAAATAAAGATTTGCAAGAAAGGAAGAGTGGAGATAAAACAATAAACTCTAATCCTTTGAAAATTGATTAAATTCAAAAATTTTAATTGAAAATATAAAATGAAAGGTGTGATTTGAATGTTTGATTTGGCTGGGGAAGTTGCTCTTGTCACGGGTGGATCAAAAGGTATAGGAAAAGGGATTGCAAAAGCATTGAAGCAAGCTAGGGCAAAAATCATTATAGGAGATATTGATAAAGAAAAAGGCAAGGAAACAGCAAATGAGCTGGATGGGGAATTTTATTATCTTGATGTTACAGATAAAGAACAAGTTGAGTATGTTGTTCAGAGTATTTACGAAAAATATGGTAAATTAAGCATCCTATGTTCAAATGCGGGAATTTTTCCACAAGTAAGCATTGAAAATATGACAGAAAAAGATTGGGATAAAGTTCAAGATATAAATGTAAAGGGAACTTTTTTTGTGTCACAGGCAGTACTAAAATATATGAAAAAACAAAGCTATGGGCGAGTAATACTGACTTCTTCGATTACAGGGCCTATTACAGGACTATCGGGATGGGCACATTATGGAGCTAGCAAATCCGCTCAACTTGGATTTATGCGAAGTGCAGCTATAGAATATGCAAAATATGGAATTACAGTAAATGCGATTCAACCAGGAAATGTTATAAGCGATGGACTTTTAAGCATGGAAAATTCTAAAAGCTATATGAATCAAATAAAAGAAATAATACCAGTATACACATTGGGAAAACCTGAAGATATAGGATATACAGCAGTTTTTCTAGCAAGCCGGGAAGCTGGATTTATTACAGGGCAAACAATAGTAGTAGATGGCGGACAAGTTCTTTTAGAAACTCTGACTTTTATTTAGTATCTAAATTAATAAAATAGAAAATCTTTTGAAAAAAGTATTGAAATTATGACTTATTTTGTGCTAAAATGGTATAATTTAAAAAAGAGTTTTTGTAAAATTTCACTTGGTTTACTAAACTTGCAGGATAAATAATTAAAATTTTAAAAATAAAACGAGGAGGATATTTAAAATGAGTCAAAAAGATAAAATTGTAATTTCTGAAGGATTAACGTTTGATGATGTACTGTTAATTCCACAAGCGTCAAGCGTAGTACCGCATGAAGTTTCTTTAAAAACTAATTTAACTAAAAAATTGGTGTTAAATATTCCAATATTAAGTGCCGCAATGGATACTGTTACAGAATCAAAACTTGCAATTGCACTTGCAAGAGAAGGTGGAATAGGCTTCATTCATAAGAATATGACGATTGAAAGACAGGCTGAAGAAGTGTCGAAGGTAAAAAGATATGAAAGCGGTATGATTACAAATCCAATTACATTGAAGGAAGATGCTATTTTAAAAGATGCAAATGACTTGATGAAAAATTATAAAGTTTCGGGACTTCCTGTGGTTGATGCTGAAGGAAATTTAAAGGGAATTATTACTAACCGTGACTTGAAATATAGAGAAGATTTATCATTAAAAGTTGTAGATATTATGACTAAAGATAACTTGGTAACTGCACCTGTTGGAACGACTCTTGAAGGTGCCAAATCAATTCTTCTGGAAAATAGAATTGAAAAATTGCCAATCGTTGAAGGTACAAAATTAAAAGGATTAATTACAATTAAAGATATTGACAATGTTATAAACTATCCTAATGCTGCAAAAGATAAGCAAGGTAGACTTAGAGTTGGGGCAGGAGTTGGAGTTGGAACTGATACAGTGAGAAGAGTCGCAGCTTTAGTAGAAGCTGGGGTTGATATTATTGCTGTTGATTCAGCACATGGACATTCAATAGGAGTTATTAACAAAATAAAGGAAATTAGAGCGGCTTTTCCTGATTTAGACATTATCGGAGGAAATATTGTAACTCCAGAAGCAGCGCTTGATTTGATAGAAGCAGGAGTAAATGCTGTGAAAGTAGGAGTTGGACCAGGGTCAATCTGTACAACTAGAGTTGTGTCAGGAGTTGGAGTTCCACAAATTTCGGCTGTAATGAATATTGCGGAAGTTTGTAAAGACAAAGGAATCGGACTTATTGCCGATGGTGGAATAAAATTATCTGGAGATGTTGTAAAAGCCATTGCGGCTGGAGCAGACTGTGTTATGCTTGGAGGAATGCTGGCAGGAACTGATGAAGCGCCAGGAGAAGAAATTTTATATAATGGAAGAAAATTTAAGACTTATGCAGGAATGGGATCACTTGCGGCAATGAAGAGAGGAAGCAGTGACAGATACTTTCAGCTTGAAGCGGCAACAGAAAAATTAGTTCCAGAAGGAA
This is a stretch of genomic DNA from Leptotrichia hofstadii. It encodes these proteins:
- the alr gene encoding alanine racemase, with protein sequence MLVNLEINRENLKRNLEKIRSINKNIICVIKDNAYGLGIENIFPILLENNCNYFAVAYIEEAIKIGEILKNFEKEKKLNFLENRKIKIMALNYIEPKNLKYVIENNVELTIFNFSQLSDYLKILDKSFENTVLKIHIKVNSGMNRLGFDENEILELIEKIKKYEINSKNNKLEIISIFSHISDAENQIETEKQVEKYENILKIVDKNDVKYQYKHLQASPLLFKYGEKYNYDFARVGMALYGMEPLSYDVGLLDVITVKSQIINVRNVKKNDKISYGSKGIVNRDSKIGIVSIGYAHGFQKQIENSEEAYVLVNGKKVKIVGEICMDMIFIDLTDIENVEVNDEVVIVGSQKNIENGITEKITLRQVAKWAGTIQDDVLTKFSGIKKTVD
- the pepT gene encoding peptidase T, translating into MDLNKYETLKDRFLKYVKIETRSDEKSESIPSTPAQLEFAKMLVKELEEIGMEDVYVNENCFVNATLKSNVDKDVKTVGFIAHMDTADFNAVNVNPQIVENYDGKDIILNREQNTVLSVDEFPNLKDYVGKTVITTDGTTLLGADDKAGVVEIIEAMKYLINHPEIKHGTVKIAFGPDEEIGRGADNFNVDEFGADFAYTMDGGPVGELEYESFNAAGAVFKIKGKSVHPGTAKGKMINASLIAAEIINSFPADEVPEKTEGYEGFYFLEKIRANCEDAELSYILRDHDRQKFEEKKKFAENVTKKINEKYKKELVTVEIKDQYYNMGEIIKDHMEIVEIAKKAMENLEIEPIIKPIRGGTDGSKISFMGLPTPNIFAGGENFHGKYEFVALESMILATDVIVEIVRLNAEGE
- a CDS encoding tetratricopeptide repeat protein — translated: MRKAALKTYLYEIIFILVYKLSMDIFLRVSYFVYFLLWILSVIIMIYLFPYLIIFLIGNHYLFVKLDPEKYILIVEKKYKIFKINIMKDFNRINLSVCYWLLNEKEKALKYLNEIKITRLTLPIIKYCYYRNLMEYKYFMGEKEEARKIFDENFRKSGEKLEIGIMLDYEKNLQQKIIEFEKLLKGKRKLYQIEIKFNLAKTYEEIGNFEKAIEFYKEVAEKGNKLYMGKVAQKKILELS
- a CDS encoding tetratricopeptide repeat protein, whose translation is MKKFLLVSFILCSFYGFSTKANTSKNNTSVTENKTKNIGEMTIKETIEKLSESDKKKFKEIDLEKKEQKEVEDLTRKELNELGINKKSIETTFKAIEIQDDYEEAKKLFLQAIEEDKKNYLPYYYLGILVYQQENNIKRSMEYFEKAIEANPKNPMAYNNLAVRYGQVNMEKEQLALVKKMIKLFPDFPEGYFSLAAIHFRNKNYLDSIKYVKLAIEKYKKMNKLDYSYITESLKNKYEADAYYLLFLNYIGMEKYDEAFENSKEAYIFMAQKDNELRYTMYDTLVDIAQEIKKTNKIKYKEYSAVLNSLQFAEQLVKANKDLQERKSGDKTINSNPLKID
- a CDS encoding SDR family NAD(P)-dependent oxidoreductase, with amino-acid sequence MFDLAGEVALVTGGSKGIGKGIAKALKQARAKIIIGDIDKEKGKETANELDGEFYYLDVTDKEQVEYVVQSIYEKYGKLSILCSNAGIFPQVSIENMTEKDWDKVQDINVKGTFFVSQAVLKYMKKQSYGRVILTSSITGPITGLSGWAHYGASKSAQLGFMRSAAIEYAKYGITVNAIQPGNVISDGLLSMENSKSYMNQIKEIIPVYTLGKPEDIGYTAVFLASREAGFITGQTIVVDGGQVLLETLTFI
- the guaB gene encoding IMP dehydrogenase, whose product is MSQKDKIVISEGLTFDDVLLIPQASSVVPHEVSLKTNLTKKLVLNIPILSAAMDTVTESKLAIALAREGGIGFIHKNMTIERQAEEVSKVKRYESGMITNPITLKEDAILKDANDLMKNYKVSGLPVVDAEGNLKGIITNRDLKYREDLSLKVVDIMTKDNLVTAPVGTTLEGAKSILLENRIEKLPIVEGTKLKGLITIKDIDNVINYPNAAKDKQGRLRVGAGVGVGTDTVRRVAALVEAGVDIIAVDSAHGHSIGVINKIKEIRAAFPDLDIIGGNIVTPEAALDLIEAGVNAVKVGVGPGSICTTRVVSGVGVPQISAVMNIAEVCKDKGIGLIADGGIKLSGDVVKAIAAGADCVMLGGMLAGTDEAPGEEILYNGRKFKTYAGMGSLAAMKRGSSDRYFQLEAATEKLVPEGIESMVPYKGALKDTVYQICGGLRSGMGYCGTATIEDLKENGKFVKITGAGLKESHPHDVIITKEAPNYNNSNN